One region of Sphingomonas bisphenolicum genomic DNA includes:
- a CDS encoding IclR family transcriptional regulator — protein MTGKSRYQAPALTKGLEILELLAAASDPLIMSDISTALGRSVSEIFRMLQVLEEHGYIARAEEGYRLTNRLFALGMSQPPIRDLASTALPVMQDLARKAGQSCHLAVASGAEMVVIIAIEAPGLSGFAVRVGYRRPMHRSNSGRILLAFQPPEARAAMLDDIRAAGEALDEAELTERLDAAVANGGAIAPSPMLTGITDLSSPILAGGVARAALTMPFVDGAANRATVEACSQLVRDAAAAIGSAMSPIMLVPPRAADGEQ, from the coding sequence ATGACCGGGAAGTCGCGCTATCAGGCGCCCGCCCTGACCAAGGGGCTGGAAATATTGGAACTGCTCGCCGCCGCCAGCGATCCGCTCATCATGTCTGACATATCTACCGCGCTGGGCCGCTCGGTCAGCGAGATATTCCGGATGCTGCAGGTTCTCGAAGAACATGGCTATATCGCCCGTGCCGAGGAAGGTTATCGCCTGACCAACCGGCTGTTCGCGCTGGGCATGAGCCAGCCGCCGATTCGCGACCTCGCTTCCACCGCCCTGCCGGTGATGCAGGATCTGGCGCGCAAGGCGGGGCAGAGCTGCCATCTGGCAGTCGCATCGGGCGCGGAAATGGTCGTCATCATTGCGATCGAGGCGCCTGGCCTGTCGGGCTTTGCCGTGCGCGTCGGCTATCGCCGGCCAATGCATCGCTCCAATTCCGGGCGTATCCTGCTCGCCTTCCAGCCGCCCGAAGCGCGAGCGGCGATGCTGGACGATATTCGCGCCGCCGGCGAGGCGTTGGACGAGGCCGAGCTGACCGAACGACTGGACGCGGCGGTGGCCAATGGCGGCGCGATTGCGCCCAGCCCGATGCTGACCGGCATCACCGACCTGTCCTCACCGATTCTGGCCGGCGGGGTCGCGCGCGCCGCGCTGACCATGCCGTTCGTCGACGGCGCGGCCAACCGGGCGACCGTGGAGGCGTGCAGCCAGCTAGTGCGCGATGCCGCCGCCGCGATCGGCAGCGCGATGTCGCCGATCATGCTGGTGCCGCCGCGCGCGGCGGACGGCGAACAATGA
- a CDS encoding alpha/beta hydrolase, with protein sequence MTGMDRRAALLAAAGLAALPGLANAQTSASDEVIDLWPGTPPGGTGARIVRKIEDQARPGGEPDRWVTGMDRPMLVVRRPARPNGAAMLVLPGGGYGFLSYDNEGTSQANWLNARGITAFILLYRLPGEGWARRQDVPLQDAQRAMRLIRAGAVQLGVAKDRIGVLGFSAGGHLAGSLATRHGETAYDPVDAADRQDARPDLAALLYPVVSLAAPFTHGGSRDNLLGPDASAAMRRARSVELRVDAATPPLFLVHATDDGLVPPANSIALFQAMEAAKRPVALHIFEDGGHGFGTRLPQTMQASAWPALFATFAAKHGLIPA encoded by the coding sequence ATGACCGGGATGGACCGGCGTGCCGCCTTGCTGGCGGCGGCGGGACTGGCGGCGCTGCCAGGCCTGGCCAACGCCCAGACCAGCGCCAGCGACGAGGTGATCGACCTGTGGCCCGGCACGCCGCCGGGCGGGACCGGCGCGCGCATCGTCCGCAAGATCGAAGATCAGGCCAGGCCCGGTGGCGAACCGGACCGCTGGGTGACGGGCATGGATCGGCCGATGCTGGTCGTACGCCGCCCCGCCCGCCCTAATGGCGCGGCGATGCTGGTGCTGCCCGGCGGCGGCTATGGCTTCCTGTCCTACGACAATGAAGGCACCAGCCAGGCCAACTGGCTGAACGCGCGCGGCATCACCGCCTTCATCCTGCTCTATCGCCTGCCCGGCGAAGGTTGGGCGCGGCGTCAGGATGTGCCGTTGCAGGATGCGCAGCGGGCGATGCGGCTGATCCGCGCTGGAGCTGTCCAGCTCGGCGTCGCAAAGGACCGGATCGGCGTGCTTGGTTTTTCCGCCGGCGGGCATCTGGCCGGATCGCTGGCGACGCGTCATGGCGAGACGGCCTATGATCCCGTCGATGCGGCCGACCGGCAGGACGCCCGCCCCGACCTTGCCGCCCTGCTCTATCCCGTGGTGAGCCTCGCCGCGCCCTTCACCCACGGCGGATCGCGGGACAATCTGCTGGGGCCGGACGCGTCGGCAGCAATGCGCCGCGCCCGATCGGTAGAATTGCGCGTCGACGCCGCGACCCCGCCGCTCTTCCTGGTCCATGCGACCGATGACGGTTTGGTGCCCCCCGCCAACAGCATCGCCCTGTTCCAGGCGATGGAAGCCGCCAAGCGTCCGGTCGCGCTGCATATCTTCGAGGATGGCGGCCATGGCTTCGGCACCCGTCTGCCCCAGACGATGCAGGCGTCAGCCTGGCCCGCCTTGTTCGCGACCTTTGCCGCGAAGCACGGATTGATCCCGGCATGA
- a CDS encoding TonB-dependent receptor produces MTKITHMPRRAALLAGISIASIALGSSVHAQEAPQQPAASEGDIVVTGVRASLSSAQALKRNSDVIVDSIVAEDIGKLPDRNVAEALQRIPGIQVQRRYGEGSSVAIRGLTQVRTELNGRDIFTASGANQLNLEDIPSELLAGIDVYKNPSADLIEDQLSGTINFRTRKAFDFDGFKAAASLTQSHFDLVDRYKPSASLMLSNRWETGIGEIGILASVSFQKTAFRQDTISTEPFYTLDPTVAGDAAVLATLGRTGQTTTLPHGTGIGEVYGDRRRLGTDVSVQWRPSDTLELTAEVFRSDYKFRYDDYSFFAYTSNSAIQPLPGAPFTYADNGDFQSGTFINLPVGNNTSAETRRSKTTDYSLNLKWKPSANLTVTADGQYVDAKTKNLRSIFGLNGTADTLYQDISGSVPVVNIGSATGLANPATYNSAFYLDNLNESKASDRTARLDAEYRFDAGILSSIKAGIRFADRKNRTIDTGYRYTGLNGIPSQLENVDLSDFFRGDADLFGNIIAFNRSIIRNYQDTLDTLGIASAPAYVQSGTNQQRQKTYTGYATAFFKTDPVDGNVGVRVVRTNLDVSGFYQQIAIIQNPDGTESNGPAEFNPINASRSYTSVLPSLNLRVHLADDLQVRLAAAKNISRPSFGQLNPSLNITEPGRAQQDQLHTTSGGNPYLKPMKSDNFDLSLEWYFSRTGSLTAAGFYKNIKNYIQTAVTPRDVTFNNGNTYEYQVTSFNNVAKGKVKGFELAYQQFFDFLPGPLSGLGMQANFTYVDSKAPSPATTGPVVNVPLELLSKYNYNLVGIYELGSLSARVAYNWRSKYVVTTAGNGTGNLPIFNKPFGQVDASVSYNVTPQFALAVDGVNLTNTRRSTYFGIDSRPRDVVVNDRRISLTARITY; encoded by the coding sequence ATGACCAAGATCACGCATATGCCGCGTCGCGCCGCGTTGCTGGCCGGCATTTCGATCGCCAGTATCGCGCTGGGGAGCAGCGTCCACGCGCAGGAGGCCCCGCAGCAGCCCGCCGCGAGCGAGGGCGACATCGTCGTCACCGGCGTGCGCGCCAGCCTGTCCAGCGCCCAGGCGCTCAAGCGCAACAGCGATGTCATCGTCGATTCGATCGTGGCCGAAGACATCGGCAAGCTGCCCGACCGCAACGTCGCCGAAGCGCTGCAGCGCATTCCTGGCATTCAGGTCCAGCGCCGATATGGCGAAGGCAGCTCGGTCGCAATCCGTGGCTTGACCCAGGTTCGCACCGAACTGAACGGTCGGGATATCTTCACCGCGAGTGGAGCCAACCAGCTCAACCTGGAGGATATTCCTTCGGAACTTCTGGCCGGCATCGACGTCTACAAAAATCCGTCGGCCGACCTGATCGAAGATCAGTTGTCGGGCACGATCAATTTCCGCACCCGCAAAGCGTTCGACTTCGACGGCTTCAAGGCGGCGGCGTCGTTGACCCAGAGCCATTTCGACCTGGTCGACCGTTATAAGCCGTCGGCATCGCTCATGCTCAGCAACCGCTGGGAAACGGGTATCGGTGAGATCGGCATTCTGGCCAGCGTATCTTTCCAGAAGACCGCCTTCCGTCAGGACACTATTTCGACCGAACCTTTCTACACGCTCGACCCCACCGTTGCGGGCGACGCCGCCGTGCTGGCGACGTTGGGCCGCACCGGTCAGACGACCACGCTGCCCCATGGCACTGGTATCGGCGAAGTCTATGGCGACCGTCGTCGCTTGGGCACCGATGTATCGGTCCAGTGGCGCCCCAGCGACACGCTGGAACTGACCGCCGAAGTCTTTCGCTCAGACTATAAGTTCCGCTACGACGACTACAGCTTCTTCGCCTACACCTCGAACAGCGCGATCCAGCCGTTGCCCGGCGCGCCGTTCACCTATGCCGACAATGGCGATTTCCAAAGCGGCACCTTCATCAATCTGCCCGTCGGCAACAACACCAGCGCTGAAACGCGCCGGTCGAAGACGACCGATTATTCGCTTAACCTGAAGTGGAAGCCCAGCGCCAACCTGACGGTCACAGCCGATGGTCAATATGTAGACGCCAAGACGAAAAATCTGCGTTCGATCTTCGGCCTGAACGGCACCGCCGATACGCTGTACCAGGATATTTCGGGATCGGTGCCGGTCGTAAACATCGGTTCGGCCACCGGCCTTGCGAACCCGGCGACATACAACAGCGCCTTCTACCTCGACAATCTCAACGAATCGAAGGCGTCGGACAGGACGGCGCGGCTCGACGCCGAATATCGTTTCGATGCCGGTATCCTGTCCTCGATCAAGGCGGGCATCCGCTTTGCCGATCGTAAGAACCGGACGATCGACACCGGCTATCGCTATACCGGCCTGAACGGCATTCCCAGCCAGCTGGAAAATGTCGACCTGAGCGACTTCTTCCGCGGCGATGCCGACCTGTTCGGCAACATCATCGCCTTTAACCGCAGCATCATCCGCAACTATCAGGATACGCTCGATACGCTGGGCATCGCCAGCGCGCCGGCTTATGTCCAGAGCGGCACCAATCAGCAGCGCCAGAAGACCTATACCGGCTATGCCACCGCCTTCTTCAAGACCGATCCCGTCGACGGCAATGTCGGTGTGCGTGTGGTCCGTACGAATCTCGACGTGTCGGGATTCTACCAGCAGATCGCGATCATCCAGAACCCCGACGGGACCGAAAGCAACGGCCCGGCCGAGTTCAATCCGATCAATGCATCGCGCAGCTATACTTCGGTCCTGCCCAGCCTGAACCTGCGCGTTCACCTGGCCGACGACCTGCAAGTGCGCCTGGCGGCCGCGAAGAATATCTCGCGGCCCAGCTTCGGTCAGTTGAACCCCAGCCTCAACATTACGGAACCCGGCCGGGCGCAGCAGGACCAGTTGCATACCACCAGCGGTGGCAACCCCTATCTCAAGCCCATGAAGTCGGACAATTTCGATCTGTCGCTGGAGTGGTATTTCTCGCGGACGGGGTCGTTGACGGCCGCCGGATTTTACAAAAACATCAAAAACTATATCCAGACCGCTGTTACGCCCCGCGATGTGACCTTCAACAACGGCAATACATATGAATATCAGGTCACGTCCTTCAACAATGTCGCAAAAGGCAAGGTGAAGGGCTTCGAACTGGCCTATCAGCAGTTCTTCGACTTCCTGCCCGGGCCGCTCAGTGGCCTTGGCATGCAGGCGAACTTCACATATGTGGATTCCAAGGCCCCTTCACCAGCAACGACCGGACCGGTCGTCAACGTGCCGCTGGAACTACTGTCCAAATATAATTATAATCTGGTCGGCATCTACGAACTTGGCAGTTTGTCGGCGCGCGTCGCTTATAACTGGCGCAGCAAATATGTCGTCACGACGGCGGGCAACGGGACCGGCAATCTGCCGATCTTCAACAAGCCCTTCGGTCAGGTCGATGCATCGGTCAGCTATAATGTCACGCCGCAATTCGCCTTGGCGGTCGATGGCGTGAACCTGACCAACACGCGTCGATCGACCTATTTCGGTATCGACAGCCGTCCGCGCGACGTCGTCGTCAACGACCGTCGCATCAGCCTCACCGCCCGCATCACCTATTGA